The proteins below come from a single Tachysurus fulvidraco isolate hzauxx_2018 chromosome 26, HZAU_PFXX_2.0, whole genome shotgun sequence genomic window:
- the naa38 gene encoding N-alpha-acetyltransferase 38, NatC auxiliary subunit, producing MMEENGTDLRAESEQCVYTCARQKLENLLNKSMKIQMTDGRTLLGLFLCTDRDCNVILGSAQEFLRTTDSFSQAEPRVLGLAMIPGHHVVSIEVETESLQSHGL from the exons ATGATGGAGGAGAACGGGACAGACCTGCGGGCTGAg tcagagcAGTGTGTTTATACATGTGCGAGACAGAAGTTGGAGAATCTGCTGAATAAGAGCATGAAGATTCAGATGACAGATGGCAGAACGCTGCTCGGACTTTTCCTCTGCACTGATAGAGACTGTAACGTCATTCTGGGTTCTGCTCAGGAGTTCCTCAGGAccactg actcGTTCTCTCAGGCTGAGCCACGTGTATTGGGGTTGGCAATGATTCCTGGCCATCATGTAGTTTCGATTGAAGTGGAGACAGAGAGTTTACAGAGCCACGGCCTCTGA